Proteins from a genomic interval of Odontesthes bonariensis isolate fOdoBon6 chromosome 7, fOdoBon6.hap1, whole genome shotgun sequence:
- the chd2 gene encoding chromodomain-helicase-DNA-binding protein 2 isoform X2 — MMKNKSKKQEDEGSTQSNASSNSASEESNRSESGSQSESEHGSERRRVRHSESNSSSESESRSESECESAESKSQQNAAEVKDKPVKKKELLADVKKMWEEHPDVYGVRRSNRSRQEPARLNIGAEGSSDSESESPKRKSSRAKKKENIWKDDDSNDEEEEDQEEAASDSTDSEQEEKKVRSRRLPARRPQTKSSMLKKQQSQKGKKSKKPESSVDEEDDDDDDDEEDDDDDEEDTPKRQTRGRGATKVKSYKEDQHDFETDSDDLIEMTGDAGEEQQDDDSETIEKVVDTRNGKKGAIGASTTVYAVEENGDPSEGFDPQTEEGETQYLIKWKGWSYIHNTWESIDSLTQQKVKGLKKLDNFKRKNDELNSWLRRASPEDIEYHNCQQELTADLNKQFQFVERIIATKTGKMPGSVEFPSHSHKTSSSNEPEYLCKWMGLPYAECSWEDGALVKKKFQHCIDSFTNRNSNKTVPSKDCKVLKQRPRFVALKKQPSYIGNEILQLRDYQLDGLNWLAHSWCRCNSVILADEMGLGKTIQTISFLSYLFHQHQLYGPFLVVVPLSTLTSWQREFDTWAPDMNVVVYIGDVMSRKTIRDYEWVNHQTKRIRFNALLTTYEILLKDKGVLGNINWAFLGVDEAHRLKNDDSLLYKTLMEFRSNHRLLITGTPLQNSLKELWSLLHFLMPDSRFHSWEDFENEHGKGSDNGYQSLHKVLEPFLLRRVKKDVEKSLPAKVEQILRVDMTAQQKQFYKWILTRNYKALSKGTRGSSSGFLNIVMELKKCCNHSFLIKQPEDVEVEVQEHLQGLVRGSGKLVLMDKLLTRLRERGNRVLIFSQMVRMLDILAEYLAKKRYPFQRLDGSIKGEIRKQALDHFNAEGSEDFCFLLSTRAGGLGINLASADTVVIFDSDWNPQNDLQAQARAHRIGQKKQVNIYRLVTKGTVEEDIIERAKKKMVLDHLVIQRMDTTGRTVLDSNSGNTNSNPFNKEELTAILKFGAEDLFKEAEGEESEPQEMDIDEILRLAETRESDQGSNATDELLSQFKVANFSSMEETSPEFEERAIREWDDIIPDDQRRKIEEEEKQREMEDIFMLPRSRSSNKRPQANDSDSDVGSKLKQRSSGSDSETDDSDDDKKPKKRGRPRARKNNVEGFTDAEIRRFIKAYKKFGSPLERLEAIARDSELVDKSIADLKRLGELIHTSCVAAVQEHEEQLKENPVEAKGPGKRRGINIKISGVQVNAKSIIQHEEEFEPLHKVVPSNPAERNKFNLTCRVKVAHFDTDWDLQDDIQLLLGIYEHGFGNWDLIKTDPDLKLADKILPDDTSKKPQAKQLQARAEYLLKLLKKEQDNADLSKTGEEVKVKKRKPRVKKESKVLKDEQGNDISSPRLSDNPSEEGEVKQDDGTEKPNVKKRQKKKDNKENKEKQGTPKKEKDGDKEKKASKPRAEKAKAAKGKKNQGPVHITAGSEPVPIEGKEDDELDQETFSICKERMRPVKKALKQLDKPDEGLSDQEQLQHTRSCLLKIGDRITECLKAYSDPEHVKIWRRNLWIFVSKFTEFGARKLHKLYKMAQKKRSHEEEKEQKKKEDLSGRVKSFRPEASGSSRDSTGTQPSSKSASQSGPHGHHREPYNTAHKRHFGNDDRGDWQRDRKYSYPGNSNQPWQGDRHHQYDPHRYKDHYGDRRPHGDSYRSSGGYRNNSSPRKRPYDQYSNDRDHRGHRPYYDRHSDPKRRRPDEFRPNYHQGSEGSHQDFRRLPDHRPAGPTGPEHYNRPFPPDKPPPLLDPRSPQSQKSPQDSRSPLERPAEPNSAAEPNWISRKT, encoded by the exons ATGATGaagaataaaagtaaaaaacaagAGGATGAAGGATCGACCCAAAGCAATGCATCAAG CAACTCCGCTTCAGAGGAATCCAACCGCTCCGAGTCGGGAAGTCAGTCAGAGAGCGAACATGGCAGTGAGCGGAGGAGAGTGCGCCACTCTGAGTCGAACAGCTCCTCGGAGTCAGAGAGTCGCTCCGAGTCGGAGTGCGAGTCGGCCGAGTCAAAATCGCAGCAGAACGCCGCGGAGGTCAAAGACAAGCCAGTCAAGAAGAAGGAGCTCCTGGCTGACGTGAAGAAG ATGTGGGAAGAACATCCAGATGTGTACGGCGTCAGGAGGTCGAACCGCAGCAGGCAGGAGCCTGCCCGTCTCAACATAGGAGCTGAG GGAAGCAGCGACTCCGAGAGTGAGAGCCCCAAAAGAAAATCCTCCCGGGCTAAGAAAAAGGA AAATATCTGGAAAGATGATGACTCaaatgatgaagaggaggaagatcAGGAGGAGGCGGCTTCCGACAGTACAGACAGTGAGCAGGAAGAGAAAAAAGTTAGATCCAGACGACTTCCTGCTAGAAG ACCACAGACCAAATCTTCGATGCTCAAAAAGCAGCAGTctcaaaaaggaaagaagtccAAGAAACCGGAGTCCTCAGTCGATGAAGAGGACGACGACGACGACGACGACGAAGAGGACGATGACGACGATGAGGAAGACACTCCAAAGAGGCAGACTCGAGGAAGAGGCGCCACGAAAGTCAAAAG CTATAAAGAGGACCAACACGACTTTGAAACGGATTCCGACGACCTGATCGAAATGACGGGGGATGCCGGCGAGGAGCAGCAGGACGACGACAGCGAGACCATCGAGAAAGTCGTCGACACCAGGAACGGCAAAAAAGGAG CCATCGGAGCTTCCACCACTGTGTACGCTGTGGAGGAAAACGGGGACCCGAGCGAGGGCTTTGATCCTCAGACCGAAGAGGGGGAGACTCAGTATCTGATCAAGTGGAAGGGCTGGTCCTACATCCACAACACGTGGGAGAGCATCGATTCTCTGACGCAACAGAAAGTCAAGGGCCTGAAGAAGCTCGACAACTTCAAGAGGAAAAACGACGAGCTGAATTCCTG GCTGAGGAGGGCGTCTCCTGAGGACATAGAATATCATAACTGCCAGCAGGAGCTCACAGCTGATTTGAACAAACAGTTTCAGTTTGTGGAGCGCATCATCG CAACCAAAACGGGAAAGATGCCAGGATCTGTTGAATTCCCGT CTCACAGCCACAAGACCTCATCCTCGAATGAACCCGAGTACCTGTGCAAGTGGATGGGTTTGCCGTATGCAGAGTGCAGCTGGGAAGACGGAGCTTTGGTCAAAAAGAAGTTTCAGCACTGCATAGACAGCTTCACAAACCGAAACTCCAACAAAACCGTCCCCTCTAAAGACTGCAAG GTCTTGAAGCAAAGGCCGAGGTTTGTTGCCTTGAAGAAACAGCCGTCTTACATCGGCAACGAGATCCTTCAATTGAGAGACTATCAGCTGGATGGGTTGAACTGGCTGGCTCACTCCTGGTGCAG gTGTAATAGTGTTATCCTTGCTGATGAGATGGGACTGGGGAAGACCATCCAGACTATCTCCTTCCTGTCGTACCTGTTCCACCAGCATCAGCTCTACGGGCCCTTTTTAGTGGTGGTGCCTCTGTCCACGCTCACCTCCTGGCAGAGGGAGTTTGACACCTGGGCACCCGACATGAATGTGGTGGTGTACATCGGCGACGTCATGAGCAGAAAAACA ATCCGCGACTACGAGTGGGTGAACCATCAAACCAAGAGAATCCGTTTCAATGCGCTTCTTACCACTTATGAGATTCTACTCAAGGACAAG GGGGTCCTTGGGAACATTAACTGGGCGTTTCTGGGTGTGGATGAAGCTCACAGGCTGAAGAACGATGACTCCCTGCTCTACAAAACGTTGATGGAGTTCAGGTCTAACCACAGACTCCTCATCACTGGCACTCCGCTGCAGAACTCCCTCAAAGAGCTCTGGTCACTGCTTCACTTCCTCATGCCCGATAG cCGGTTTCATTCCTGGGAGGATTTTGAGAACGAACATGGGAAAGGAAGTGATAACGGTTATCAGAGTCTTCACAAAGTCCTCGAGCCTTTCCTGCTCAGGCGAGTCAAGAAAGACGTCGAGAAGTCTCTCCCCGCCAAGGTGGAACAAATCCTTCGTGTCGACATGACGGCACAACAGAAACAATTTTACAA GTGGATTTTAACGAGAAACTATAAAGCTCTTTCCAAAGGCACGCGTGGCAGCTCTTCTGGCTTCCTGAACATTGTAATGGAGCTCAAAAAGTGCTGCAACCATAGCTTCCTCATCAAACAGCCTGAGGACGTAGAGGTTGAAGTACAGGAACACCTGCAG ggtctggtgaggggcaGCGGGAAGCTGGTGCTGATGGACAAGCTGCTGACCAGGCTCCGCGAAAGAGGCAACAGAGTCCTAATCTTCTCCCAGATGGTTCGAATGTTGGACATTCTGGCTGAATATCTGGCCAAAAAACGCTATCCATTTCAG CGATTGGACGGTTCCATAAAGGGAGAAATCCGAAAGCAAGCACTCGACCACTTTAATGCTGAAGGCTCTGAG gaCTTCTGCTTCCTGTTATCCACCAGAGCTGGTGGCTTGGGTATAAACTTGGCCTCGGCAGACACCGTGGTCATCTTTGACTCCGACTGGAACCCTCAAAATGACCTGCAGGCGCAAGCAAGAGCTCACAGGATCGGACAGAAGAAGCAG GTAAACATATACCGACTCGTCACAAAAGGAACGGTGGAGGAGGACATCATCGAGAGGGCGAAGAAGAAGATGGTTTTGGACCATCTTGTCATTCAGAGAATGGACACCACTGGCCGAACTGTTCTGGACAGCAACTCGGGAAACACAAA ttctaACCCTTTCAATAAAGAAGAACTGACGGCAATTCTCAAGTTTGGTGCGGAGGACCTTTTCAAAGAGGCAGAGGGAGAGGAGTCTGAGCCGCAG GAGATGGATATCGATGAGATCTTGAGGTTGGCCGAAACGAGAGAAAGCGACCAAGGCTCCAACGCGACAGATGAGCTTCTGTCACAGTTTAAG GTTGCCAACTTCTCCAGTATGGAAGAAACCAGTCCGGAGTTTGAGGAGAGGGCCATCCGGGAATGGGATGACATCATTCCTGATGACCAGCGCCGCAAAattgaggaggaggagaagcagcggGAGATGGAGGATATCTTCATGCTGCCCAGGAGCAGGAGCTCTAACAAGCGG CCCCAGGCCAACGACAGCGACAGCGACGTGGGCTCCAAGCTGAAGCAGCGTTCCTCAGGCTCAGACAGCGAGACTGACGACAGCGACGACGACAAGAAGCCGAAGAAGCGAGGCAGACCCAGAGCTCGCAAAAACAATGTGGAGGGCTTCACCGATGCAGAGATCCGCAG GTTCATTAAGGCATACAAGAAGTTTGGATCTCCCCTTGAAAG GTTGGAGGCCATTGCCCGAGACTCTGAGCTGGTGGACAAGTCCATAGCGGACCTGAAGAGACTTGGCGAGCTGATTCACACCAGCTGTGTGGCTGCGGTGCAGGAGCACGAGGAACAGCTCAAAGAGAACCCAGTTgaag CCAAAGGTCCTGGGAAGCGACGTGGAATTAATATCAAGATTTCAGGAGTGCAAGTCAACGCCAAGTCCATCATCCAGCATGAGGAGGAGTTTGAGCCGCTGCACAAAGTGGTGCCCTCCAACCCCGCTGAGAGAAACAA GTTCAATCTGACATGCAGGGTGAAAGTAGCTCACTTTGACACAGACTGGGATCTGCAGGATGACATCCAGCTCTTACTCGGCATCTACGAGCACGGCTTTGGCAACTGGGATCTGATCAAGACTGATCCCGACCTCAAACTCGCTGACAAG ATTCTTCCGGACGACACAAGCAAGAAGCCTCAAGCCAAGCAGTTGCAGGCGAGAGCGGAGTATCTCCTGAAGCTGCTTAAAAAAGAACAGGACAACGCCGATCTGTCCAAAACGGGAGAGGAG GTGAAAGTGAAGAAGAGGAAGCCTCGGGTGAAAAAAGAGAGCAAGGTCCTCAAAGACGAGCAGGGCAATGACATCTCCTCCCCCCGGCTGTCCGATAACCCCTCAGAGGAGGGCGAGGTTAAG CAGGACGACGGAACAGAAAAGCCCAATGTCAAGaagagacaaaagaaaaaggacaacaaagagaacaaagaaaaacagggaaCACCTAAAAAGGAGAAGGATggggacaaagaaaagaaggcCTCTAAGCCCAGAGCAGAGAAG GCAAAAGCAGCCAAAGGGAAGAAGAATCAAGGTCCAGTGCACATTACGGCCGGGTCTGAGCCCGTTCCCATCGAGGGGAAGGAGGATGATGAACTTGACCAGGAGACATTCAGTATT TGTAAGGAGCGCATGAGGCCGGTGAAAAAGGCCCTGAAGCAGCTAGACAAACCAGACGAGGGTCTGTCCGACCAGGAGCAGCTCCAGCACACTCGCTCATGCCTGCTGAAAATTGGGGACCGAATCACAGAGTGCCTTAAAGCCTACAGCGACCCTGAACATGTTAAAATCTGGCGAAG GAACCTTTGGATTTTTGTGTCTAAGTTTACAGAGTTTGGCGCAAGGAAGCTTCACAAGCTTTACAAAATGGCACAGAAGAAGCGATCGCATGAGGAAGAG AAGGAGCAAAAGAAGAAGGAAGACCTCTCGGGAAGAGTAAAATCATTCAGGCCGGAGGCCTCCGGTTCCAGTCGAGACTCCACAGGCACTCAGCCATCCTCCAAATCTGCGTCTCAGTCGGGACCGCACGGACACCACAGGGAACCGTACAATACGGCTCACAAACGGCACTTTGGCAACGATG ATCGAGGAGACTGGCAGAGGGATCGCAAATACAGCTATCCGGGAAACAGCAACCAGCCGTGGCAGGGAGACCGCCATCATCAGTACGACCCCCATCGCTACAAGGATCACTACGGTGACCGGCGTCCACACGGAGACTCGTATCGCAGCTCGGGCGGTTACCGCAACAATAGCTCTCCTCGGAAACGGCCTTACGATCAGTACAGCAATGACCGAGACCACAGGGGTCACCGACCCTATTACGACAG GCATTCGGACCCCAAAAGAAGACGTCCTGACGAGTTCCGTCCCAACTACCACCAGGGAAGTGAAGGCTCCCATCAGGACTTCCGGAGGTTGCCGGACCACAGGCCAGCGGGTCCAACCGGGCCAGAGCACTACAACAGACCCTTCCCCCCCGACAAACCTCCTCCTCTGTTGGACCCTCGCTCCCCGCAGTCTCAGAAGTCTCCCCAGGACTCCCGGTCCCCGCTGGAGCGGCCCGCAGAGCCCAACTCCGCAGCAGAGCCAAACTGGATCAGCAGGAAGACATAA
- the chd2 gene encoding chromodomain-helicase-DNA-binding protein 2 isoform X1, whose product MMKNKSKKQEDEGSTQSNASSNSASEESNRSESGSQSESEHGSERRRVRHSESNSSSESESRSESECESAESKSQQNAAEVKDKPVKKKELLADVKKMWEEHPDVYGVRRSNRSRQEPARLNIGAEGSSDSESESPKRKSSRAKKKENIWKDDDSNDEEEEDQEEAASDSTDSEQEEKKVRSRRLPARRPQTKSSMLKKQQSQKGKKSKKPESSVDEEDDDDDDDEEDDDDDEEDTPKRQTRGRGATKVKSYKEDQHDFETDSDDLIEMTGDAGEEQQDDDSETIEKVVDTRNGKKGAIGASTTVYAVEENGDPSEGFDPQTEEGETQYLIKWKGWSYIHNTWESIDSLTQQKVKGLKKLDNFKRKNDELNSWLRRASPEDIEYHNCQQELTADLNKQFQFVERIIATKTGKMPGSVEFPSHSHKTSSSNEPEYLCKWMGLPYAECSWEDGALVKKKFQHCIDSFTNRNSNKTVPSKDCKVLKQRPRFVALKKQPSYIGNEILQLRDYQLDGLNWLAHSWCRCNSVILADEMGLGKTIQTISFLSYLFHQHQLYGPFLVVVPLSTLTSWQREFDTWAPDMNVVVYIGDVMSRKTIRDYEWVNHQTKRIRFNALLTTYEILLKDKGVLGNINWAFLGVDEAHRLKNDDSLLYKTLMEFRSNHRLLITGTPLQNSLKELWSLLHFLMPDSRFHSWEDFENEHGKGSDNGYQSLHKVLEPFLLRRVKKDVEKSLPAKVEQILRVDMTAQQKQFYKWILTRNYKALSKGTRGSSSGFLNIVMELKKCCNHSFLIKQPEDVEVEVQEHLQGLVRGSGKLVLMDKLLTRLRERGNRVLIFSQMVRMLDILAEYLAKKRYPFQRLDGSIKGEIRKQALDHFNAEGSEDFCFLLSTRAGGLGINLASADTVVIFDSDWNPQNDLQAQARAHRIGQKKQVNIYRLVTKGTVEEDIIERAKKKMVLDHLVIQRMDTTGRTVLDSNSGNTNSNPFNKEELTAILKFGAEDLFKEAEGEESEPQEMDIDEILRLAETRESDQGSNATDELLSQFKVANFSSMEETSPEFEERAIREWDDIIPDDQRRKIEEEEKQREMEDIFMLPRSRSSNKRPQANDSDSDVGSKLKQRSSGSDSETDDSDDDKKPKKRGRPRARKNNVEGFTDAEIRRFIKAYKKFGSPLERLEAIARDSELVDKSIADLKRLGELIHTSCVAAVQEHEEQLKENPVEAKGPGKRRGINIKISGVQVNAKSIIQHEEEFEPLHKVVPSNPAERNKFNLTCRVKVAHFDTDWDLQDDIQLLLGIYEHGFGNWDLIKTDPDLKLADKILPDDTSKKPQAKQLQARAEYLLKLLKKEQDNADLSKTGEEVKVKKRKPRVKKESKVLKDEQGNDISSPRLSDNPSEEGEVKDDGTEKPNVKKRQKKKDNKENKEKQGTPKKEKDGDKEKKASKPRAEKAKAAKGKKNQGPVHITAGSEPVPIEGKEDDELDQETFSICKERMRPVKKALKQLDKPDEGLSDQEQLQHTRSCLLKIGDRITECLKAYSDPEHVKIWRRNLWIFVSKFTEFGARKLHKLYKMAQKKRSHEEEKEQKKKEDLSGRVKSFRPEASGSSRDSTGTQPSSKSASQSGPHGHHREPYNTAHKRHFGNDDRGDWQRDRKYSYPGNSNQPWQGDRHHQYDPHRYKDHYGDRRPHGDSYRSSGGYRNNSSPRKRPYDQYSNDRDHRGHRPYYDRHSDPKRRRPDEFRPNYHQGSEGSHQDFRRLPDHRPAGPTGPEHYNRPFPPDKPPPLLDPRSPQSQKSPQDSRSPLERPAEPNSAAEPNWISRKT is encoded by the exons ATGATGaagaataaaagtaaaaaacaagAGGATGAAGGATCGACCCAAAGCAATGCATCAAG CAACTCCGCTTCAGAGGAATCCAACCGCTCCGAGTCGGGAAGTCAGTCAGAGAGCGAACATGGCAGTGAGCGGAGGAGAGTGCGCCACTCTGAGTCGAACAGCTCCTCGGAGTCAGAGAGTCGCTCCGAGTCGGAGTGCGAGTCGGCCGAGTCAAAATCGCAGCAGAACGCCGCGGAGGTCAAAGACAAGCCAGTCAAGAAGAAGGAGCTCCTGGCTGACGTGAAGAAG ATGTGGGAAGAACATCCAGATGTGTACGGCGTCAGGAGGTCGAACCGCAGCAGGCAGGAGCCTGCCCGTCTCAACATAGGAGCTGAG GGAAGCAGCGACTCCGAGAGTGAGAGCCCCAAAAGAAAATCCTCCCGGGCTAAGAAAAAGGA AAATATCTGGAAAGATGATGACTCaaatgatgaagaggaggaagatcAGGAGGAGGCGGCTTCCGACAGTACAGACAGTGAGCAGGAAGAGAAAAAAGTTAGATCCAGACGACTTCCTGCTAGAAG ACCACAGACCAAATCTTCGATGCTCAAAAAGCAGCAGTctcaaaaaggaaagaagtccAAGAAACCGGAGTCCTCAGTCGATGAAGAGGACGACGACGACGACGACGACGAAGAGGACGATGACGACGATGAGGAAGACACTCCAAAGAGGCAGACTCGAGGAAGAGGCGCCACGAAAGTCAAAAG CTATAAAGAGGACCAACACGACTTTGAAACGGATTCCGACGACCTGATCGAAATGACGGGGGATGCCGGCGAGGAGCAGCAGGACGACGACAGCGAGACCATCGAGAAAGTCGTCGACACCAGGAACGGCAAAAAAGGAG CCATCGGAGCTTCCACCACTGTGTACGCTGTGGAGGAAAACGGGGACCCGAGCGAGGGCTTTGATCCTCAGACCGAAGAGGGGGAGACTCAGTATCTGATCAAGTGGAAGGGCTGGTCCTACATCCACAACACGTGGGAGAGCATCGATTCTCTGACGCAACAGAAAGTCAAGGGCCTGAAGAAGCTCGACAACTTCAAGAGGAAAAACGACGAGCTGAATTCCTG GCTGAGGAGGGCGTCTCCTGAGGACATAGAATATCATAACTGCCAGCAGGAGCTCACAGCTGATTTGAACAAACAGTTTCAGTTTGTGGAGCGCATCATCG CAACCAAAACGGGAAAGATGCCAGGATCTGTTGAATTCCCGT CTCACAGCCACAAGACCTCATCCTCGAATGAACCCGAGTACCTGTGCAAGTGGATGGGTTTGCCGTATGCAGAGTGCAGCTGGGAAGACGGAGCTTTGGTCAAAAAGAAGTTTCAGCACTGCATAGACAGCTTCACAAACCGAAACTCCAACAAAACCGTCCCCTCTAAAGACTGCAAG GTCTTGAAGCAAAGGCCGAGGTTTGTTGCCTTGAAGAAACAGCCGTCTTACATCGGCAACGAGATCCTTCAATTGAGAGACTATCAGCTGGATGGGTTGAACTGGCTGGCTCACTCCTGGTGCAG gTGTAATAGTGTTATCCTTGCTGATGAGATGGGACTGGGGAAGACCATCCAGACTATCTCCTTCCTGTCGTACCTGTTCCACCAGCATCAGCTCTACGGGCCCTTTTTAGTGGTGGTGCCTCTGTCCACGCTCACCTCCTGGCAGAGGGAGTTTGACACCTGGGCACCCGACATGAATGTGGTGGTGTACATCGGCGACGTCATGAGCAGAAAAACA ATCCGCGACTACGAGTGGGTGAACCATCAAACCAAGAGAATCCGTTTCAATGCGCTTCTTACCACTTATGAGATTCTACTCAAGGACAAG GGGGTCCTTGGGAACATTAACTGGGCGTTTCTGGGTGTGGATGAAGCTCACAGGCTGAAGAACGATGACTCCCTGCTCTACAAAACGTTGATGGAGTTCAGGTCTAACCACAGACTCCTCATCACTGGCACTCCGCTGCAGAACTCCCTCAAAGAGCTCTGGTCACTGCTTCACTTCCTCATGCCCGATAG cCGGTTTCATTCCTGGGAGGATTTTGAGAACGAACATGGGAAAGGAAGTGATAACGGTTATCAGAGTCTTCACAAAGTCCTCGAGCCTTTCCTGCTCAGGCGAGTCAAGAAAGACGTCGAGAAGTCTCTCCCCGCCAAGGTGGAACAAATCCTTCGTGTCGACATGACGGCACAACAGAAACAATTTTACAA GTGGATTTTAACGAGAAACTATAAAGCTCTTTCCAAAGGCACGCGTGGCAGCTCTTCTGGCTTCCTGAACATTGTAATGGAGCTCAAAAAGTGCTGCAACCATAGCTTCCTCATCAAACAGCCTGAGGACGTAGAGGTTGAAGTACAGGAACACCTGCAG ggtctggtgaggggcaGCGGGAAGCTGGTGCTGATGGACAAGCTGCTGACCAGGCTCCGCGAAAGAGGCAACAGAGTCCTAATCTTCTCCCAGATGGTTCGAATGTTGGACATTCTGGCTGAATATCTGGCCAAAAAACGCTATCCATTTCAG CGATTGGACGGTTCCATAAAGGGAGAAATCCGAAAGCAAGCACTCGACCACTTTAATGCTGAAGGCTCTGAG gaCTTCTGCTTCCTGTTATCCACCAGAGCTGGTGGCTTGGGTATAAACTTGGCCTCGGCAGACACCGTGGTCATCTTTGACTCCGACTGGAACCCTCAAAATGACCTGCAGGCGCAAGCAAGAGCTCACAGGATCGGACAGAAGAAGCAG GTAAACATATACCGACTCGTCACAAAAGGAACGGTGGAGGAGGACATCATCGAGAGGGCGAAGAAGAAGATGGTTTTGGACCATCTTGTCATTCAGAGAATGGACACCACTGGCCGAACTGTTCTGGACAGCAACTCGGGAAACACAAA ttctaACCCTTTCAATAAAGAAGAACTGACGGCAATTCTCAAGTTTGGTGCGGAGGACCTTTTCAAAGAGGCAGAGGGAGAGGAGTCTGAGCCGCAG GAGATGGATATCGATGAGATCTTGAGGTTGGCCGAAACGAGAGAAAGCGACCAAGGCTCCAACGCGACAGATGAGCTTCTGTCACAGTTTAAG GTTGCCAACTTCTCCAGTATGGAAGAAACCAGTCCGGAGTTTGAGGAGAGGGCCATCCGGGAATGGGATGACATCATTCCTGATGACCAGCGCCGCAAAattgaggaggaggagaagcagcggGAGATGGAGGATATCTTCATGCTGCCCAGGAGCAGGAGCTCTAACAAGCGG CCCCAGGCCAACGACAGCGACAGCGACGTGGGCTCCAAGCTGAAGCAGCGTTCCTCAGGCTCAGACAGCGAGACTGACGACAGCGACGACGACAAGAAGCCGAAGAAGCGAGGCAGACCCAGAGCTCGCAAAAACAATGTGGAGGGCTTCACCGATGCAGAGATCCGCAG GTTCATTAAGGCATACAAGAAGTTTGGATCTCCCCTTGAAAG GTTGGAGGCCATTGCCCGAGACTCTGAGCTGGTGGACAAGTCCATAGCGGACCTGAAGAGACTTGGCGAGCTGATTCACACCAGCTGTGTGGCTGCGGTGCAGGAGCACGAGGAACAGCTCAAAGAGAACCCAGTTgaag CCAAAGGTCCTGGGAAGCGACGTGGAATTAATATCAAGATTTCAGGAGTGCAAGTCAACGCCAAGTCCATCATCCAGCATGAGGAGGAGTTTGAGCCGCTGCACAAAGTGGTGCCCTCCAACCCCGCTGAGAGAAACAA GTTCAATCTGACATGCAGGGTGAAAGTAGCTCACTTTGACACAGACTGGGATCTGCAGGATGACATCCAGCTCTTACTCGGCATCTACGAGCACGGCTTTGGCAACTGGGATCTGATCAAGACTGATCCCGACCTCAAACTCGCTGACAAG ATTCTTCCGGACGACACAAGCAAGAAGCCTCAAGCCAAGCAGTTGCAGGCGAGAGCGGAGTATCTCCTGAAGCTGCTTAAAAAAGAACAGGACAACGCCGATCTGTCCAAAACGGGAGAGGAG GTGAAAGTGAAGAAGAGGAAGCCTCGGGTGAAAAAAGAGAGCAAGGTCCTCAAAGACGAGCAGGGCAATGACATCTCCTCCCCCCGGCTGTCCGATAACCCCTCAGAGGAGGGCGAGGTTAAG GACGACGGAACAGAAAAGCCCAATGTCAAGaagagacaaaagaaaaaggacaacaaagagaacaaagaaaaacagggaaCACCTAAAAAGGAGAAGGATggggacaaagaaaagaaggcCTCTAAGCCCAGAGCAGAGAAG GCAAAAGCAGCCAAAGGGAAGAAGAATCAAGGTCCAGTGCACATTACGGCCGGGTCTGAGCCCGTTCCCATCGAGGGGAAGGAGGATGATGAACTTGACCAGGAGACATTCAGTATT TGTAAGGAGCGCATGAGGCCGGTGAAAAAGGCCCTGAAGCAGCTAGACAAACCAGACGAGGGTCTGTCCGACCAGGAGCAGCTCCAGCACACTCGCTCATGCCTGCTGAAAATTGGGGACCGAATCACAGAGTGCCTTAAAGCCTACAGCGACCCTGAACATGTTAAAATCTGGCGAAG GAACCTTTGGATTTTTGTGTCTAAGTTTACAGAGTTTGGCGCAAGGAAGCTTCACAAGCTTTACAAAATGGCACAGAAGAAGCGATCGCATGAGGAAGAG AAGGAGCAAAAGAAGAAGGAAGACCTCTCGGGAAGAGTAAAATCATTCAGGCCGGAGGCCTCCGGTTCCAGTCGAGACTCCACAGGCACTCAGCCATCCTCCAAATCTGCGTCTCAGTCGGGACCGCACGGACACCACAGGGAACCGTACAATACGGCTCACAAACGGCACTTTGGCAACGATG ATCGAGGAGACTGGCAGAGGGATCGCAAATACAGCTATCCGGGAAACAGCAACCAGCCGTGGCAGGGAGACCGCCATCATCAGTACGACCCCCATCGCTACAAGGATCACTACGGTGACCGGCGTCCACACGGAGACTCGTATCGCAGCTCGGGCGGTTACCGCAACAATAGCTCTCCTCGGAAACGGCCTTACGATCAGTACAGCAATGACCGAGACCACAGGGGTCACCGACCCTATTACGACAG GCATTCGGACCCCAAAAGAAGACGTCCTGACGAGTTCCGTCCCAACTACCACCAGGGAAGTGAAGGCTCCCATCAGGACTTCCGGAGGTTGCCGGACCACAGGCCAGCGGGTCCAACCGGGCCAGAGCACTACAACAGACCCTTCCCCCCCGACAAACCTCCTCCTCTGTTGGACCCTCGCTCCCCGCAGTCTCAGAAGTCTCCCCAGGACTCCCGGTCCCCGCTGGAGCGGCCCGCAGAGCCCAACTCCGCAGCAGAGCCAAACTGGATCAGCAGGAAGACATAA